tctgatgaatatacttatataaatttaagtCTTATAAATACTAATTGTACGGAACGACTAAAagaagttttgttttatttgtaaatagttcATAGAAATAACTAGATCAAGTAGTTAACTCGATTACGCTCGCGAAGGTTCTGAGCGCTaagataaatacttacttatgtgtgtgtatagaTATCGATATAgtttaagtatgtacctacctactagttGTTCGagcacctacctactttagtaataataataagtaaatagtgACAGGAAGTGAGGAggccagcgccatctagtaggaAATAGCATAACGAAGTAGAACAATAGTGCACTAAATAGACCATGTAGTTCACCTACTCGACAACAGATGGCAGCCCCATCTAGAACATACTACTTCTTATGAGTCTTTTCTAGAGCTTCCTGGAATTCTCTATCTTCGGTAGAGATTAGTATAAAAGGCAGACGCCAACACCTCACAGCAAGTCAGTTTAATAGAAAGAGTGAAACAATAAACATCTCCAGTGAATTGTGAACAATAATACCAGTGTTTTATTTCGAAGACTCAACAGGCTAATATATAGCTACCTCTACGTCAGTGGCATTTCCTCATCTTCTTGAAGAACCAAACAGGTGCAACCGCCACTTCCTTCGCACCGTATAGTAATAGTTCATGAAACGGTCGAAGTGATCCGCACATTTGGTCCATCGGAGCCGGATTGAAGACTTTGGAATGCCTGTAACGAGGTCCACGACAGGGAGGCTACAGCGCGGCGGCCTAGAACAGAGGCCTACTGAAGAATCGTCGGCCGCCGGCGCCACCGCCTCCACCGCCACCGCTACAGACTCCGACACGCACACGCCGTCAACCGCCGTGAAAGCATCAACATCGACGGGTGTGTCCACCGGAGTATCGACGCCGCCCTCGTCTGCCGCCAGGGTGGATAGCGTCTCGCCCCCCATAACAGGGGGGGCACCGCTCCCTGTGTTCGGGGGAGTACCGCCACCGCCCTCCACTGCCGCGAGGGTGGTTACAGCTGCTGCCGGAACGCCCTGCCCACCGTCATGCATCCGGGCTACTCCGCCAGCGTCTACAGCAAGATCGAAGGCCAAGTCATTAAAGGCACGCCGCATCGCCGAAGCGAAAGAAGAATTAGCGTGTCGTCAAGTTGAAATCGCCGAAGCAAAAGAAGAAATAGCACGTAGTAAAGAAGAAATAGCACGTCGTAAAGCTGAACTCGCCGCCGCCCGTCTCGCAGTTATTGAAGCTGAATCCGACACCGATGACGACGACGGCAGCATCAGTACCGAGATGGAGAGTACGCTCAAGGTCGACTCGTGGCTCAAGACACAGCAGAATGTACTGGCCATCAAGAACGAGCCTCACTCCGCGTCAGCAGCACCACCACCGCCAACAGAAGCTGCTGAGGAGTCCAGACAGCATGATGAGGACTACGTTCTACCGCCGCCAGTCGCCACCGCCGTCGACCCTGCCTCCACTGCCGCCGTCCCTGTCGCTCAGCCGCGGACAAGCGACTCTGTGAGCCTCACTGCCCTCGCCGAAGCTATTGCTCTAGCTGCAAGAGCcggggcgccgccgccaccaccaCCGCCACCGGCTCCGCGTCACATTAGTGAGCTACCGTACTTTAGTGGCGCGCCGCACGAGTGGCTACAGTTCAAGACCGCCTACTACGAGTCCGCCGCATCACTCGCGCCCTGCGACAACATGGGGCGCCTACGTCGATGCCTGAAAGGAAGAGCGAAGGAAGCTGTCAGCCGCCTGCTCATCACCAGCACGACGCCCGAGAACGTGATGAAGTCACTCGAATTGTGCTTCGGGCGCCCGGACAGCATCGCGCTCGCCGAGTTGGAACGTCTGCGCGCACTACGCCGGCCTACGGATATCGCTACAGAGTTCTGCTTCTTTGCAAACGAAGTAAGCAACATCGTAACGACACTTCAAGAGCTGCACCGCGACCGCTACCTCAACAATCCCGAGATCACGCAGCTCACAGTCGAGAAGCTCACCGCCGCCCACAAGCTTCGCTGGTTCGACTTCTCCGCCGCACAGTCGCCCGAAGAACCCGACCTGCTGAAGCTCAGCCGCTTCCTCACTCGGGAAGCCTCGATATGCGGGCCGCACGCACATGAGAAGACGTCGAGCATCGCCTACGAACCGAAGCAGCAgcaacagcagcagcagcCACGCCGCGCACAAAGGGCACACGCAACTGCGGAACAGAAAGTTTCGTGCCCAGTATGCTCCAACGCCGGCCACAACATAGCAGAATGCCGCAAGTTTGTAGAGAGCAACATCGACTCACGTTGGCAGCTAGCTAAGGAAAGCAAACTCTGCTTTCGTTGTCTACGCTACCGCAGCAAGACGCACCGATGCAGAATTAAGAAATGCGAAGTTGACGGCTGCGAGAGGTCACATCACCGACTGCTTCACTTCGTGCGCAAAGACGAGCCCGAATTAAAGAAAACGGAAGCAGTCGCCTCTTCGTGGACACCGAAGACGCAAGCGTATCTCAAGATAGTAAAGGTGCAAGTCTCCGGACCAGCGGGAGCGGTCGACACATGCGCGCTCCTAGACGACGGATCTACTGTTACGCTCATCGACAGTGACATTGCACAGAGGATCGGAGCCAAGGGGCCTATTGACCCTCTCTTCATAGAAGTGATCGCTGACACAAGCGTCGAAGAGTCCGCATCACGTCGCGTCACACTCACTCTCGAGGGGGCAAGCGGGACGCACATAGTCAACGCACGCACAGTAAGAAAGCTGCACCTCGCCGCACAGCGTGTCACCGAGCAAGACCTTGCCGGCTGCCCTCATCTAGAAGACATCCAGCACGAGCTGAAGCACGCAGACATGAAGCCAGGCCTGCTCATCGGGCAAGACAATTGGCACCTGCTCATGGCGTCGGAAGTGCGAGCGGGACAGCGACACCAACCAGTGGCTTCACGCACACCACTGGGCTGGGTTTTACACGGTGCACACACGCGCGCACTGGGACAGCGCGTGCACTACGTGAACAACATCATCAACCTCGAAGACAGCATGGACGAGCAGCTGAAGAGACACTTCGCGCTCGACTCATTAACGATCACACCGAAGACACCAAAGTCTGACCCAGAACAGCGAGCACTCGACCTGCTCACCAAGAACACCATAGCACGAGACGACGGCCGATATGAAACGTCTCTACTGTGGAAGAAGGATGACTTCAGCATGCCAAACAACTACGAGAACACGCTGAAGAGACTTCACAGCATCGAGAAGAAGATTGATCGCGACGCTGACCTCAAAGAAAAGTACGAGAAACAGATGGAGAGCCTTATTACAAAGGGCTACGCTGAAGTCGCGCCGCCGACCACATCAAACAAAGTGTGGTATCTACCGCATTTCGCAGTCGTCAATCCGAACAAGGGCAAGATTCGCATTGTCCTGGACGCAGCAGCCACATATAAAGGCGTCTCACTAAATGACCACCTACTCACCGGGCCAGACCTACTACAGTCGTTGCCGGGAGTACTAATGCGCTTCAGACAGCATGCAGTCGCCGTGACAGCTGATATCGCCGAGATGTTCATGCAGGTGAAGATACGCGCTGAGGATCGAGATGCCCTTCGCTACCTGTGGAGGGGCAACAAGCGTGATGGGCCGCCAACAGAATACAGAATGACGTCACTCATATTCGGCGCTACAAGTTCACCATCAACAGCAATCTACGTGAAGAATATTAACGCACTCAAGTACGAAGCCACTCACCCCGAGGCAGTAGACGCAATTATCAACAAACACTACGTCGACGACTACCTCGACAGCCACAAGACCGAAGAGCAAGCGATCAAGGTGGCGCAGGACGTCCGCGACATACACCGGCGAGGCCACTTCGTGCTGCGGCAATGGGCATCAAACTCCGAGGCAGTACTCAAAGCACTCGGCGAAACAGGCAACGAGCCCATGAACATTAAGATCGATGATGGATCAAGCGAACGAGTCCTAGGTCTCATCTGGCGGCCAAAGTCCGATGCGCTCGGTTTCAACCTAGACTTGGCGCGTCTGCCGCCTGCAGTCATAGAAAAGAAGATACCCACGAAGAGAGAAGCACTCAAGATCGTCATGTCGCTGTATGATCCGCTCGGATTTGCCGCGCCTGTCACCGTGCGAGCAAAACAGCTACTTCAAGAGGCGTGGCGGCGCGGCACTACCTGGGACCAGCCAATAGATGAAGACCTCTCAGAACAATGGCAACAATGGATGATGCACCTGGAAGGGCTACGCCGTGTCTCAATACCGAGGTGCTACGCCCGCTACAGCGACGCTACGAGTCTACAGCTACATATATTTGTCGACGCGAGCGAGTCCGCATACGCCGCCGCTCTTTATTGGCGGGCCGTAACAGCAGAGGGTAAGACATACCTATCGCTCGTCATAGCAAAGGCGCGAGTGGCACCGCTCAAGCTCACTTCGATCCCGCGCCTCGAGCTACAAGCCGCCGTTATGGGCTGCCGTATGGCCGCAGCTGTCATTGAAGAACACCAAGTTAAGCCCGAATCGAAGACCTTCTGGACCGACAGTAAGACGGTGCTGACATGGCTGAAGAACGGCTCAAGATCGTACCGCCCGTTCGTCGCGCACCGCATAGCTGACATCGAGGAAAACAGCTCTACAAATGAATGGCGCTGGATACCTACGAAACTCAACGTGGCCGACGACGCTACAAGGGATGTGCCACGCGACTTCGACGCTGACCACCGATGGTACAAGGGCCCATCCTTCTTACTCGAGGACCCTACTGCCTGGCCGGCGGAAAAACCACTTCTAACGAAGAAAACAGGCGAAGAGAAAACGACCTCAGTTACCGAAAAGTCTGCACAACTAAAAGAAGCGCTGCCAGACTACAACCGTTTCTCTAAGTGGGAAAAACTGCTACGAGCTACAGCAAGAGTTTTACACTTCATACAGCTGTGCCGGCCACGTGATCAGCGAGTCAACTACAAAAGAACTGCGAAAAATAGCGAAAAAGACCCTGACTGGCGCAAGAAAACAGCTACGAAACCGAACAAGCGTGCGACAGTGAAAACTACAGAAGACATAAAATACCTCCCGCTCACCGGGCAGCTACTACGTGAGGCGGAAATACTACTCGTACGCCTAAGTCAACAGCAAGCCTTCGACTCAGAAATAGAAGACTTACAGAAAAACAGAACCCTGAACGCGAGAAGCAGGCTGCGCCACCTTGCGGTCGTCGCTGAAAATGGAATACTACTATTGAAATCGCGAATCGGCCGTACACTCAATATAGAACAAGGAGTCATCAGCCCTGCAATACTCGACGGCAATCATCAAATCACCAAACTGTGGATCGACTACACACACCGCCATCTGATGCACGCAGGAGCCGAAACTACAGTTAATGAGTGCAGACAGCACTACTGGATACTCCGCCTTCGCACAGTGGTGAAGATGATGATTCATCGATGTCGACCATGCCGCATCAGGAAAGATTCACCCCCGCAGCCACCTACAGGAGACCACCCATCGAGCCGCCTTGCACACCACTGCAGGCCCTATACCTACACCGGCCTGGACTACTTCGGGCCTCTGACAGTCACCGTGGGCCGCACTCGACAGAAGCGATATGTGGCGCTCTTCACGTGTCTCACGACGCGCGCCGTACACTTAGAGCTGGTGGACTCTCTCACCACTAGCTCGGCAGTGATGGCGCTGCGTAGGCACATGGCACTCTACGGAACACCTACTGAGCTATGGTCCGACAACGGCACGAACCTGCGCGGGGCTGATAAAGAGCTGCGGCAATCAATCGACGCCGCTACAGCTGATGAAGCGGCCCAACAGAAGATCAACTGGCGCTACATACCTCCTGGGGCTCCTTTCATGGGTGGGGCCTGGGAGAGACTAGTGCGGTCAGTGAAGACCGCCCTTTACGCCGTCCTGAACGAGCAGCACCCAGCCGAAGAGGTGCTGCGCACACTGCTAGCCGAGGCAGAATACGCAGTAAACAGCCGCCCGCTCACGCATGTGTCACTCGAGCCCGACGACCCCGAGGCCTTGACACCGAACCATTTCCTGCTCGGCGGATCAGGACGCGTACACGCGCCTGGCAGCTTCGACGACAAGGACCTCATCAGCCGCAGTCACTGGCGCGCCTCTCAGCGCCTGGCCGACCTCTTCTGGGCAAGATGGCTACGAGAGTACCTGCCTGAACTTCAGCACCGGCGGGAGCCTCACGGACGCGGCGAAGCAGTAAAGGTTGGCGACATTGTCATGGTGGCAGACGGCAACCTGCCGCGCAACACGTGGCCAAAGGGCGTTGTCACGGCTGTCTACCCCGGACAAGACGGCATCGTAAGAACAGTCGACGTCCAAACCAAAGGAGGAACCCTTAGAAGACCGACCAAGAAGCTGGTGATCCTGCCTACAGCTCCAGACGTTCCGACCAAAGAATTCAACGCCCTGCAGGCGATGACCGGCGGGAGAGATGTACGGAACGACTAAAagaagttttgttttatttgtaaatagttcATAGAAATAACTAGATCAAGTAGTTAACTCGATTACGCTCGCGAAGGTTCTGAGCGCTaagataaatacttacttatgtgtgtgtatagaTATCGATATAgtttaagtatgtacctacctactagttGTTCGagcacctacctactttagtaataataataagtaaatagtgACAGGAAGTGAGGAggccagcgccatctagtaggaAATAGCATAACGAAGTAGAACAATAGTGCACTAAATAGACCATGTAGTTCACCTACTCGACAACAGATGGCAGCCCCATCTAGAACATACTACTTCTTATGAGTCTTTTCTAGAGCTTCCTGGAATTCTCTATCTTCGGTAGAGATTAGTATAAAAGGCAGACGCCAACACCTCACAGCAAGTCAGTTTAATAGAAAGAGTGAAACAATAAACATCTCCAGTGAATTGTGAACAATAATACCAGTGTTTTATTTCGAAGACTCAACAGGCTAATATATAGCTACCTCTACGTCAGTGGCATTTCCTCATCTTCTTGAAGAACCAAACAGGTGCAACCGCCACTTCCTTCGCACCGTATAGTAATAGTTCATGAAACGGTCGAAGTGATCCGCACACTAATCTTTTTATAAGGTATCAATTCAGGATCTCGGTACTAAAGTAtctttaattaaactttatcACATTCATTGAAACGgctcaaacaaaacaaaacgcCATCTAGTGACACAAAGAAGTAATTAATGGTATCGCGGCTGTTAATTGAAACTACCCCCTTTCTGCGCTCGTAATGAAGTGGCCGTGGAGAGGTGGTCGCTGGTCCCGGGGGACTCTCGGGCTGCTCCTGTTTAGTGCTGTTTTACAGTTTTATAATGTGACGTTCTAATAGTGCAGTGTTTAAGGAATAGACTAAATCGCAGAGAGCCATTTGTTCGGTTTCTGGTTGGggcataaataaactttatagtTCCTGCGTATAACTTAGCACTGAgtgtattattgttattatacttacctacatgtaCTTACGTTACTCTAACATAGAAACACTGGCAAAAAATACGTACACCAACTTCCTAAATCACCTCTGTCTAATCCTCATTCAAATATTTGTCGTTTTCAAAAAGTGGACTGAACTAGAACCGCCCACATTGACACCCCGTTTTAAATACGTCTAAAGGCGTCCCCGTGGGACCGTGCTATCGCGATTTTCATATTAAACGCAGATTTACTCGTTAGTAGTCTGAAGTTAACTTTTTGTGGTGGACACGGCCCCGGGATTCgataaattattaatgaaCCTGCTTTGTGATATAGCCGTAGCCTTCTGTTAATGggcacagagtaggtaatatgtTAATGGCCGTTAATGAagtttaaaagctgtaaactAGCCaaatatagtgccacaaacttatctgttccggtgacagctcacgtaaatgtgtaatatttcttcattctataagattttaagtttgccagtagtagtaattcgctcttgtggtttcaataaaacCATCTAACCTATATCaatgtataattcattagtaaataatgtgatatggatcaatttagttcgctctcaccggaacagataagtttgtggcactgtagaaTACATTAAGTAAGATTTTGACAAAGagcatagagaaaataaactacGATATAACAAAGTGAACAAAGtgcatgtttatttttcatcttatatctgtgttttttatgtaagtttcatttgttttattacatAGAGGTCCTATATTGACCCTTTGAGTTCTAATGGAAACTCGTATCACTGGTAAGTACCAAAGCGATATTGCGTAGTCGCGGCATTCAATGTGTTAACTACTTATGATGAATTTTGCGGTTTCGGGATACCTACAATACATCCAAAGATTTACAACCTACCTTACTGTAgctaaacatttaattaaacataatatcaCTGCCTACAGCCACCGATCTAAACAAACGAAAGAATATTGAGACGGGAGCATCCACCCTCGATACTCGAACGCAAAGCAAACACATTAAAAATCGCAACGCGTTCACTCATTACCATAGACTATAGACGACTCAATATCGCCGCCCCGTCCTTGTTCCGAGATCCAGTGTTGGTATTTGTCCAGGACAAACACTGCCTCAGCTGATGGAGTACTTTGAGTGCTGGATCAGGTTGGTAAGCTTTATGCAAGATTTTGAAGCTACTGTATATAATAATGGTATGATAAGTTTGACGGTTATTGGTGGTGACGGTGTGTTAGTCCGACTGCACCATTGTAGCTCTGTCCCAGGTGAACGTTTAGTGATAAATTTATGTCATTTAGCCCGTAGTGGTGGAATCATGACGACAGAGCGTTGTAGCACTTAAGAGAGACCTAAGTCAGCAGTAAACGATTATGGGATGATGTTGTTCTAATTTGAACTATATATGTTTTAGTAGAATATTTTCATCAGGCCAAACGCACTACTGAAAAAGTACCTGGGGATCGAACCTGCGAGTGTTGTACATTGTACAACCACTAAGCCCCCGCCGCTTCCAATAAACGGTGAGCCCGCGGCCACTGATATTGCTGTTTGACTTCGACAAACATTAACTCAGTGATGACGCGTATTCTGgttcattttatgtatattattggtATGGCCGTCTTCGTATAATCTTTTGCCAAATAAATGTTTAGCTGCAGTACCTAAAATCAATGTAGAAACTTTGCGTTTACTCAGCTTTTATCTAATTTTGAAGTTTTTCGATGCCTATTTGAAAACATGATTCCTAAGAAAAACGAGCTTAGCCAGAAAATTacgttattttaaaaatatcattaacTCATTAATTGTAGTAAGTACATTAAAATGTCCTATTCGCGAACTCAGAATAACCAGAATACCGACCGGATGAGCCGCCGCCCCCGCTTACTGAAGttaaatcaatatttaaataatttgaaactTTGATTAATTTGCAGGCATATTGTTTGCTATGATGTCCTCGCTGgttacagatatttgtttcaaTCGCTTTATTAAAAATGCCCGAGGTtctttaaacataattatttgaatacgGGGGATTTATCTTTAAGAAGAGTATTTTTTCTGGTGTTCTTTATATGGGGTATTTAGTTTGGTTTTACGTCATCAATCAAAATTTGTCtcgaagaaatcgctttaattGTTGGAATATTTTCAGTATATTAGGTATGTTGTTTTTATCatcaaataaagaatatcaaATCTTCAATCTTCTCTAATTACTTCTAATAAACACCCCCAAAAACTTGTAAAATTGTATATCACTGTTGAAAATGGACCTACTCACTATCATTAgtatttaatacttataataacaaACTGGTCACATTGTTTACACAGATTGACTACTATACATTATCCCTCAAATCACTTTCCAACTCTCATTTTCCCCGCACATTTTTCCCGTAAACTCCTAATATTTTAGCCCAAGAAATATTATCCTCTTTGTGGTGTAAAAtcttaacaatatacgaacaagatggagtgtcatcgcaaaagaaacgtctcgacaaaatAACACCCCAATTCTACCgttgagctcttattttgaattaaagTTTTGTGACATTCATTGGTTCAATTGTTGTCATTACATTGAACTttaaacggtttgacagtaaacagaATGCAGACAGTTtttcctttgtttttgtatgcgATGTacgtcacatacaaaaacaaaccatctagttcgtatattattaatctaagTGTAAAATCAAAGTTTTCAGTAACGGATTACCGCGGCGTAGTCACCACTCATTACCGTGACGGATCATGGCGGCGGCGACAGCGCCCAACAGGGGTGTCACGTTACCCATTATAATTACTGCCGCCAGATGATGCAGAGCTTAAAGCTCTATTAAAAAGCTCTAAGTATTAAACAAAGTATCATTAAGCTCTAAGATAATTGTAGAGAGCTTCAGTACTTATCAAAGCCATAGGATAAAGTAATTAGTGGACTGTGATATTGGATGCTAGGGTTATTTTTTCCGGACAGTTAATTAGTAAAACTAaagttattatgtataaacattcataaataaataaaatattgcaatGGCCAGCAATTGCTGGTTTATTCAGTGATAAATTACATAAAGGAAGAAGGCACAGGATCGGGAACGGTGGTCAATTTATAAGGacgcctttgcccagcagtgggacactaacCAGGctacgtaaaaaaaaaaaacataatacataCCGTAAAATAATCCTTTATCTTGAGCTACACTGAAACTACTGAAAGTTAGACGGTAGTTTGTCTAGTCTTTACTATCCCAGAAGTAccggaagaaaaaaaaaatgaagtaTAAGGGATATCCCTGCTATGATGTCTTCGTAACAAGCTTTAGCTAAGGGGACTCACGGGCAGATAAATTACgtagtaaaatttaattatattattatatgtaggtagttgGTGAAAGTTGTTAAAACATACATTTCTTCTAATGATTCTTGAAATCGATAGTCTCAATACTTATCATAACACCCAAAAATATACTACATAGGAAGCTCCCAACTAACTACACTGGCaaattaatgtacctacttataacttTTGACTAATCGTACAGCTTTGGGGCTAAGTATGAACATTCAAATTGCTCAACAAAATTTCAACTACCTCTGCAAGTCTGCATTTCCCCGTATGTCGTTGGCTCTGTCTCTCGCAAGTTATCGGGCTCCGTAACTTTGTCTCCGTAATGAAGAATTATGAGTCTCGTCGCCTCATTATTATTAGCTCGAGGGGAATATCCGATTGGGGAACCGCACTTTTGTCGTTCACGATACTTTATCCGCGTTGTCACTGTGCAACACTTTGGTCAGTGAGATGTGGCCAATAAGTTTTGATCTATAGAACTATATTGCCACactttatgtataagtatacctatattatgtgaatgtatgaatatttttagtgttaaatcatcatcatcatcatcatcatctcagccataggacgtccactgctgaacatagaccacccccaatgatttccaccttgtccaATCGGAGGaggcccgcatccagtgcttccccgcggacttgtccatctcgcggggggccgcacaacgctgcgcttgccggtacgtggtctccactccgAATACTCCATACCGAATTGGAATGAGCACAATGCAGGTACACTTCTGAAATTTAGataatgggagattttcaaccatagacaaacaacCATAGATTATAGATGACTTCATACTaaacagcactgcatttttatttagccGGCATATAAAAATGCATTATAGGCTTGCTCACAATGTGTTGATTAGTTAAATTCTTAAGTTTTCCCCATTTTACAAGTCGCCACTCGACAACTTTAGTGGAAATATGACATAACGAGACAGGCTGTCTCGCCTCTCTCAGTCTAACGAACGGCCGTTGCTTTGTTGCATCCTCATCATTTTGTAATTCCGCCACCTTGCATTATACGCTCATAGTTTTAAACCCCAGTCATGACGAAAATTAGGAAGTGGTGTTATTAGTTTTATCTGTTAGCTTGGTAAAGGAAAGATGgaggtacttaaatttataCTTCTTTTTCTTTATAGTTTTTCTTGGTATCCTATCAAACAAATCTTTGGAGTTACACAGTTTACAGACAGGCAGATAGATACACAAATGGAACTTGCGTTCCtgctaagtacttatacattggtgttaaaaaaataatcgattAAGGTAAATGTCCCAGTAGTTGACACAATAGTGGCAGTAACAAAAACGTTGTTagggaaaaacttttattacgaAATCAGGCGGTAACTAAGTAACAAAATTTGGTAAATCAGTCTTCTATCTAAATTATCTCCTTACAATCAAGTATCTAATTAAacgttttttactattttccgAGAAAATTCAAACAGTctcaaaatgtacctataattgaTAGGAAATTTTTCACTTCGCCCAGTAATTGACAAAGCACTTTTACATTCTGTGTTCCAGTGATTGATATGAAGtcatcaacaaaaaaaatacaaagtattaaaaatctgtcatagaaaaagtaaagtaattttCATACATAAAAACACTGAACATTTTACACGTCTTCGCAACATATTTTACTCATTAACGTTGTTATTATAATGAGACCTTATGAAATTCACCATTCAAAATAAgcattatacaatatacaacaGTATAAATCTTTAATAGGAAAAAAGAATCATTTAAACTTCTTATACAAATCAACCAATtctagaaa
This window of the Plutella xylostella chromosome 12, ilPluXylo3.1, whole genome shotgun sequence genome carries:
- the LOC125489230 gene encoding uncharacterized protein LOC125489230; its protein translation is MPVTRSTTGRLQRGGLEQRPTEESSAAGATASTATATDSDTHTPSTAVKASTSTGVSTGVSTPPSSAARVDSVSPPITGGAPLPVFGGVPPPPSTAARVVTAAAGTPCPPSCIRATPPASTARSKAKSLKARRIAEAKEELACRQVEIAEAKEEIARSKEEIARRKAELAAARLAVIEAESDTDDDDGSISTEMESTLKVDSWLKTQQNVLAIKNEPHSASAAPPPPTEAAEESRQHDEDYVLPPPVATAVDPASTAAVPVAQPRTSDSVSLTALAEAIALAARAGAPPPPPPPPAPRHISELPYFSGAPHEWLQFKTAYYESAASLAPCDNMGRLRRCLKGRAKEAVSRLLITSTTPENVMKSLELCFGRPDSIALAELERLRALRRPTDIATEFCFFANEVSNIVTTLQELHRDRYLNNPEITQLTVEKLTAAHKLRWFDFSAAQSPEEPDLLKLSRFLTREASICGPHAHEKTSSIAYEPKQQQQQQQPRRAQRAHATAEQKVSCPVCSNAGHNIAECRKFVESNIDSRWQLAKESKLCFRCLRYRSKTHRCRIKKCEVDGCERSHHRLLHFVRKDEPELKKTEAVASSWTPKTQAYLKIVKVQVSGPAGAVDTCALLDDGSTVTLIDSDIAQRIGAKGPIDPLFIEVIADTSVEESASRRVTLTLEGASGTHIVNARTVRKLHLAAQRVTEQDLAGCPHLEDIQHELKHADMKPGLLIGQDNWHLLMASEVRAGQRHQPVASRTPLGWVLHGAHTRALGQRVHYVNNIINLEDSMDEQLKRHFALDSLTITPKTPKSDPEQRALDLLTKNTIARDDGRYETSLLWKKDDFSMPNNYENTLKRLHSIEKKIDRDADLKEKYEKQMESLITKGYAEVAPPTTSNKVWYLPHFAVVNPNKGKIRIVLDAAATYKGVSLNDHLLTGPDLLQSLPGVLMRFRQHAVAVTADIAEMFMQVKIRAEDRDALRYLWRGNKRDGPPTEYRMTSLIFGATSSPSTAIYVKNINALKYEATHPEAVDAIINKHYVDDYLDSHKTEEQAIKVAQDVRDIHRRGHFVLRQWASNSEAVLKALGETGNEPMNIKIDDGSSERVLGLIWRPKSDALGFNLDLARLPPAVIEKKIPTKREALKIVMSLYDPLGFAAPVTVRAKQLLQEAWRRGTTWDQPIDEDLSEQWQQWMMHLEGLRRVSIPRCYARYSDATSLQLHIFVDASESAYAAALYWRAVTAEGKTYLSLVIAKARVAPLKLTSIPRLELQAAVMGCRMAAAVIEEHQVKPESKTFWTDSKTVLTWLKNGSRSYRPFVAHRIADIEENSSTNEWRWIPTKLNVADDATRDVPRDFDADHRWYKGPSFLLEDPTAWPAEKPLLTKKTGEEKTTSVTEKSAQLKEALPDYNRFSKWEKLLRATARVLHFIQLCRPRDQRVNYKRTAKNSEKDPDWRKKTATKPNKRATVKTTEDIKYLPLTGQLLREAEILLVRLSQQQAFDSEIEDLQKNRTLNARSRLRHLAVVAENGILLLKSRIGRTLNIEQGVISPAILDGNHQITKLWIDYTHRHLMHAGAETTVNECRQHYWILRLRTVVKMMIHRCRPCRIRKDSPPQPPTGDHPSSRLAHHCRPYTYTGLDYFGPLTVTVGRTRQKRYVALFTCLTTRAVHLELVDSLTTSSAVMALRRHMALYGTPTELWSDNGTNLRGADKELRQSIDAATADEAAQQKINWRYIPPGAPFMGGAWERLVRSVKTALYAVLNEQHPAEEVLRTLLAEAEYAVNSRPLTHVSLEPDDPEALTPNHFLLGGSGRVHAPGSFDDKDLISRSHWRASQRLADLFWARWLREYLPELQHRREPHGRGEAVKVGDIVMVADGNLPRNTWPKGVVTAVYPGQDGIVRTVDVQTKGGTLRRPTKKLVILPTAPDVPTKEFNALQAMTGGRDVRND